The following are from one region of the Sorghum bicolor cultivar BTx623 chromosome 2, Sorghum_bicolor_NCBIv3, whole genome shotgun sequence genome:
- the LOC8064447 gene encoding GDSL esterase/lipase At1g28650 — MHSWPPDPSPSLHHSAEERATYIQLRSGPKHYKQHREPARAEQRHPARRSSSGSSSSSYSSIFLHGRPAGMVSMLGPLLLAAAFLVASAAPVPAAAATAPAATRPYHGGCYSHFFAFGDSLIDTGNFIHYSTAPGPVAHSPYGETFFHRPTGRWSDGRLIVDFIVERLGYPRWSPYLDGKSKEDFQHGANFAVASGTALNQLLFKKHGLNVGSITPYSLGVQIGWFKKLLAMLASTEHERREIMARSLFLVGEIGANDYNHPFFQNRTLGFVDSLVPLVIRAIGRSLESLIQLGAKTLYVPGIFPLGCLPRYIFLFRNSSRTAGAGADDDYDDQATGCLRWLNDLTSRHNALLQAKLAELRRAHGDVSLVYVDYYGEVEGVVGAPARNGFAPATALDACCGGGGFHNANFSVHCTEPGAVTCADPSRYVSWDGLHMTEAVYRIMARGLLDGPFAQPPIMATCNKH, encoded by the exons ATGCATTCTTGGCCCCCCGACCCGTCGCCATCACTGCATCACAGCGCCGAGGAGCGAGCTACATATATACAGCTCCGATCCGGGCCAAAACATTACAAACAGCACCGCGAACCCGCGCGCGCAGAGCAGCGTCATCCTGCACGTCGGTCGTCGTCGGGTTCCAGCTCCAGCAGCTATAGCTCTATCTTCCTGCACGGAAGGCCGGCCGGTATGGTGTCGATGCTGGGGCCGCTGCTGCTCGCGGCTGCCTTCCTGGTGGCGTCGGCAGCGCCCGTGCCTGCTGCTGCGGCCACTGCTCCGGCGGCGACAAGGCCGTACCACGGCGGGTGCTACAGCCATTTCTTCGCGTTCGGCGACTCGCTCATCGACACTGGCAACTTCATCCACTACTCCACGGCGCCGGGCCCCGTGGCGCACTCCCCCTACGGCGAGACCTTCTTCCACCGCCCCACCGGCCGCTGGTCCGACGGCCGCCTCATCGTCGACTTCATCG TGGAGCGGCTGGGGTACCCACGGTGGTCGCCGTACCTGGACGGGAAGAGCAAGGAGGACTTCCAGCACGGCGCCAACTTCGCGGTGGCCAGCGGCACGGCGCTCAACCAGCTGCTGTTCAAGAAGCACGGCCTCAACGTCGGCAGCATCACGCCCTACTCCCTCGGCGTGCAGATCGGCTGGTTCAAGAAGCTGCTCGCCATGCTCGCCTCCACGGAACACG agCGTCGGGAGATCATGGCGAGGTCGCTGTTCCTGGTGGGCGAGATCGGCGCCAACGACTACAACCACCCCTTCTTCCAGAACCGGACGCTGGGCTTCGTCGACTCCCTGGTGCCCCTCGTGATCCGCGCCATCGGACGGTCGCTAGAGTCCCTCATCCAGCTCGGCGCCAAGACGCTGTACGTGCCGGGCATCTTCCCGCTGGGCTGCCTCCCGAGGTACAtcttcctcttccgcaacagcagccgcaccgccggcgccggcgccgacgaCGACTACGACGACCAAGCCACCGGCTGCCTGCGGTGGCTGAACGACCTCACGTCCCGCCACAACGCGCTGCTCCAGGCCAAGCTcgccgagctccgccgcgcgcACGGGGACGTCTCGCTCGTCTACGTCGACTACTACGGCGAGGTCGAGGGCGTCGTCGGCGCCCCGGCGCGGAACGGGTTCGCGCCCGCCACGGCGCTCGACGCGtgctgcggcggcggaggaTTCCACAACGCCAACTTCAGCGTGCACTGCACGGAGCCCGGCGCCGTGACGTGCGCCGACCCGTCCAGGTACGTGTCCTGGGACGGCCTGCACATGACGGAGGCCGTGTACCGGATCATGGCGCGCGGGCTGCTCGACGGCCCGTTCGCCCAGCCTCCCATCATGGCCACATGCAACAAGCACTAG
- the LOC8073091 gene encoding synaptotagmin-5, with the protein MAFLFGAFLGLVVGVAVVMAFARFENSRAEQRRELAAIAAAFSKLTVQDLRKLIPPEFYPSWVSFTQKQKLKWLNQELVKIWPYVNEAASELIKTSVEPVFEQYKSFILASLHFSKLTLGTVAPQFTGVSILESDDSAITMELELQWDGNPNIVLDIQTTLGISLPVQVKNIGFTGVLRLVFKPLVAELPCFGAVCCSLREKSKVEFTLKVIGGEMTAIPGISDAIEGTIRDTIEDTLTWPNRIIVPIVPGDYSDLELKPTGVLEVKLVEARDLTNKDLVGKSDPFAVLYIRPLREKTKKSKTINNDLNPIWNEHYEFVVEDISTQHLTVKIYDDEGLQSSEIIGCARVDLADLQPGKVKDLWLDLVKDLEIQRDKKPRGQVHLELLYYPYAKHEGVPNPFANQIQLTSLEKVLKTESNGYDVNQRKNVIMRGVLSVTVISAEDLPPMDIGGKADPFVVLYLKKGETKKKTRVVTDTLNPIWNQTFDFMVEDALHDLLMVEVWDHDTFGKDYVGRCILTLTRVILEGEFQDTFVLQGAKSGKLNLHFKWTPQPIYRDRDRDQ; encoded by the exons ATGGCGTTCCTATTCGGTGCATTCCTGGGCCTGGTGGTGGGCGTGGCCGTCGTGATGGCGTTTGCGCGATTCGAGAACAGCCGCGCCGAGCAGCGCCGTGAGCTG GCTGCTATAGCTGCTGCTTTCTCGAAGTTGACTGTACAGGATTTGAGGAAGCTCATCCCACCTGAGTTCTATCCATCATGGGTTTCATTCACACAAAAGCAGAAG CTTAAATGGCTGAATCAAGAGTTGGTAAAAATCTGGCCATATGTCAATGAG GCTGCATCAGAGTTGATTAAAACTTCTGTGGAGCCTGTTTTTGAGCAGTACAAGTCATTCATCTTGGCTTCCCTCCATTTCTCAAAGTTGACACTTGGCACTGTTGCCCCTCAGTTTACTG GTGTTTCAATCTTGGAGAGTGATGATTCTGCCATCACCATGGAACTCGAGTTGCAATGGGATGGCAATCCCAATATCGTACTTGACATCCAAACAACACTTGGAATTTCTCTTCCTGTACAG GTGAAAAATATTGGATTCACAGGAGTACTTCGGCTCGTATTCAAACCTCTTGTGGCTGAATTACCCTGTTTTGGAGCCGTTTGTTGTTCTTTAAGGGAGAAG AGCAAGGTGGAATTTACCCTCAAGGTCATTGGTGGCGAAATGACTGCTATTCCAGGAATTTCTGATGCAATTGAG GGTACGATACGTGATACAATCGAGGATACACTGACATGGCCGAATCGCATAATTGTTCCCATTGTACCTGGTGACTATAG TGACTTGGAGTTGAAACCTACTGGGGTATTAGAAGTAAAACTGGTGGAAGCTAGGGACCTAACGAACAAGGACCTTGTGGGAAAGTCAGACCCTTTTGCAGTGCTATACATACGTCCATTGCGTGAGAAAACAAAGAAAAGCAAAACAATT AACAATGATTTGAACCCCATCTGGAACGAGCACTATGAATTTGTGGTTGAGGACATATCTACACAGcacttgactgtaaaaatttaTGATGACGAAGGACTCCAATCATCAGAGATCATTGGCTGTGCTCGAGTAGACTTAGCTGATCTACAGCCAGGAAAAGTGAAAGATTTATGGTTAGATCTTGTGAAGGACCTGGAAATTCAACGAGACAAGAAACCTCGTGGTCAG GTTCACTTGGAGCTCCTCTACTACCCTTACGCTAAGCATGAAGGGGTTCCTAATCCTTTTGCTAATCAGATTCAATTAACTTCATTGGAGAAGGTTCTCAAAACCGAGTCTAATGGATATGATGTTAATCAGAGGAAAAATGTTATTATGAGAGGAGTCCTTTCGGTAACAGTCATATCTGCAGAGGACTTGCCACCTATGGACATTGGTGGCAAGGCTGACCCATTTGTGGTCCTGTACTTGAAGAAGGGAGAAACCAAAAAGAAGACAAGG GTTGTGACAGACACGCTAAATCCAATATGGAACCAGACATTTGATTTCATGGTAGAAGATGCACTGCATGATTTGCTCATGGTGGAAGTATGGGACCATGATACATTTGGAAAG GATTACGTAGGGAGGTGCATCTTGACACTCACGAGAGTTATACTTGAAGGTGAATTCCAAGATACCTTTGTCTTGCAAGGTGCCAAATCGGGAAAACTGAACCTGCACTTCAAGTGGACGCCACAGCCAATCTATCGAGATCGTGACCGGGACCAGTGA